CGATCTGGGAATCGAGAGGGGAGATAGGGTCGCCCTCTTTCTGCCCAATTGTCCCCAATATGTGATAGCCTTTTACGGAACCATCAAAGCGGGAGCGATCGTCGTGCCTAACAATCCTCTGCTCTCCGGAAAGGAATTATCCTATCAGATCGAAGATTCGGGTGCCAAGGCCATAGTAACCCTGAACCTGAAGATGCTATACCACAAGGTTATGGAGGTTAAAAGGGAGGTAGGCATTGAGAACGTGATACTCTCCTCCCTGGAGAAGTACCTTCCGTTCCCCAAGAACGTTCTCTTTCCCTTGGTGAAAAGGAGGGAGATATCGAAGGCGGGTGGGGATGTCCTCCGGTTTGAAAAGCTCCTCGAAGTGGAGGCGAAGACGCCGGAAGTTAAGGTCGATCCCGGAGATGTGGCGGCGATATTCTACACCACAGGGACGACGGGAAAACCCAAGCCAGTCGCCCTTACCCACAGGAATCTCGTCATAAATGCCGTTCAGTGTAAGGAGTGGTTCGGGGTGGAGGAAGGGAAGGAGATCTTTCTAACGCCGCTTCCGTTCTTCCATACATATGCCCTGACGACGGCCCTGAACGCTCCATTCCTCACAGGCTCAACCGTCATCATGACGCCGACCTTCAACGTGAAGGAAACCCTGAAATTGATAGCCCGCTATAAACCCAATTACTTCGTCGGGGTTCCGCCCGTCTTTGAGGCCATCAATCGATATCCGGAAACGCCGAAATATGATTTCTCCTCGATCCGATTCGCCGTGAGCGGCGCCTCACCGTTGTCTCAGGAGACGCTTTCAAAATTTAAGGAGCTGACCGGGGTTGATCTGATCGAGGGATATGGTCTGACGGAGGCCTCACCCGTGACCCACTGTAACCCGAGACGGGGAAAGAGAAAAGGGATAGGCTTGCCCTTTCCGGATACCGACTGCAAGATCA
This is a stretch of genomic DNA from Candidatus Poribacteria bacterium. It encodes these proteins:
- a CDS encoding long-chain fatty acid--CoA ligase codes for the protein MEKVWYSFYDEGVPKSIQYPDLPLYDLLDRSGESYPENDALIFMGKRIKYRKLKELTDRFARALIDLGIERGDRVALFLPNCPQYVIAFYGTIKAGAIVVPNNPLLSGKELSYQIEDSGAKAIVTLNLKMLYHKVMEVKREVGIENVILSSLEKYLPFPKNVLFPLVKRREISKAGGDVLRFEKLLEVEAKTPEVKVDPGDVAAIFYTTGTTGKPKPVALTHRNLVINAVQCKEWFGVEEGKEIFLTPLPFFHTYALTTALNAPFLTGSTVIMTPTFNVKETLKLIARYKPNYFVGVPPVFEAINRYPETPKYDFSSIRFAVSGASPLSQETLSKFKELTGVDLIEGYGLTEASPVTHCNPRRGKRKGIGLPFPDTDCKIIDLKTGEELPPGREGELCIKGPQVMPGYWRREEETREVLKDGWLHTGDIARMDEEGYFEIVVRKKDLITVRLPEDMDGIHVYPEEIERVLIQHPKVKEAGVVGVPSPLGERIKAFVVKAGEVTAEEIMDFCRRNLAHYKVPEMIEFIEELPKNIMGKILRRELRERG